Genomic segment of Ferviditalea candida:
CGAGATGCGTATCGGGATTGTCTACAGGAACTCTTCCCGTCTCGGCCACGAGCGCCAGCAAAAAAGCGATGGCCGCTAGCAGCCTGGCAATGCCGAAAGTTCCGTCCTGCTGCGCAATAACCTGCAAACCGGCAGACCCCGCCTGAATCATGACCGGCAGCAGTGAGAGCAGAAATGCCGGCTCCACGACGGCGGATATCGCCAATTCCCGGCTCGCGCCCATCCCCCCGAAATTCGCTCCCGCGTCGAGAGCGGCCAGAACAGTCAGAAAACGCATGGCGGCGAATACATAAACCAGCAGGATCAGATCTCCGGCAAAAGCCAACGGTGCCGCAGCAGTAACAATCGGCAGCATGAGACCGGCCAGCAATGCCAGTCCGAAAACAAGATAGGGGCTTGCGGTAGTCAGCCATGAGGCATCATGCGAGATGACGGCATCCTTTCTCATCCATTTCATGGCATCCTTAATCGGCTGCAGCATTCCCGGTCCCTTTCGTCCCTGCAGCAGCGCTTTCCATGACTTGATCCATCCGATGAACAACCCGGGCGCGATCAACATGGTCAATATTTGTGCCGCTGTCAGCGCAAGTTGATACATGGGCAAAACTCTCCTTTACCGCAATGTATAAACGACCAAAAGCACGAGAATCGTGGCGAATACATAAGCCAGATACAATTGAATTCGCCCGTTCTGAATCTCTCTCGCCTTACTGGAGATTCCAATGGCCATGCGGATGAGCGGCGCATAGACTCCCTGCTCAATCAAGCGGCGGATCTCGGTTTGTACCGTGACGATTCCCGCATCCTTGCCCCGGACCAACGATTTGATCACAACCCGCTGAGGCTGAAAAAACCAGCTGAAGAACATGAGCAAGGGATAGGTCAAGGAAGTGGCGGTGTATTCCATCTTTTCATTCAACGAATGCCCGCAGCCCCACGTCTCCTCTTTTACGATGCGGGAAGGACCAAAAAATATTCGAACAAGCGCCGGGACAAGAACCGCAACGAACAGCGCTGCAAGCGCATAGGAAGCAACGGCTATGGAGCCCGTTCCCGTCAATCCCGCTGTTCCCTTTGTCAAGTCAGTGCTCCAAACCCATTCGCGAAGTCCGGGAATTCCAACGGAACCTCCCGAAATCCAGCCGACAGCAGCCGGTTTGATCCAATTCCAAATCATCGAGGGAAAAAGTCCTCCCAGCAGCACGCCCGCAGACAACAGAGACATGCCAATGAGCATTCCCGACGGAGCTTCATGAGAATTCGCGGATTGTTCAGTACGGGGCTTGCCCAAAAAAGCGATCCCAAATGCCTTCATCATGCCGGCAGCGGCAATCGCTCCAATCATGGCAAGCGCGGCCGCGGCGGCAACGGCAAAACCTTTCCATACGGCGGGCCAAGCCATGATACCGCCGAGAAATGATTGGAAACCGATCCACTCCCCGACAAATCCGCTGAACATCGGAATGGCGGCCAACCCCGCAGCACCCGCAAGAAATAGCCCCGATGTCAACGGCATCGTCCGGATCAATCCGCCCAGCCGGTTCAATTGTACTGTGCCGGCTCCATGCTGCACCGATCCGACGCCAAGAAAAAGCAGGGCTTTGAATACGGCATGATTCAACACATGCAGAAAAAATCCCGCAGCCGCCAGCATGGATACCGCCTCCGAGCCAAAAGAAGCGGAGATCACGGCCGTACCCAAAAGCATGAACAAGATCCCCATATTCTCCACACTGCTGTATGCCAACAACTGCTTCATATCATTCTGGATCGTTCCGTATAAGGCGCCCATGAGGCCGGTAACCATTCCGATGATCAAGAGGACGCCGCCCCACCAGACCTCTCCCCCTTGAAACCAGTCCCAGACCACCCGAACGATCCCGTACAGCCCAGCCTTTATCATCAATGCCGACATTAGGGCGGAAACCGGCGCAGGTGCGGCGGGATGCGCTTTCGGCAGCCATACATGCAATGGAACAATTCCCGCTTTCGTTCCAAATCCGATGAACGCCAGCAAAAAAATCAGGCTCATCTTCCAGGCTGCAATCCCGCTTCCGACAGCCGACCATTCCTGAAAATCAAACGAGCCCGTCCACGCATACATGAAAGCGAAACCAATCATCAAAAACAAGGTTCCGAAGTGGGTCATCACCGCATAAATAAAGCCCGCACGTCGGACGGAGGACTTCTCATGATCAAAAACGACTAATCCAAAGGATAACAGCGACATGGTCTCCCAAGCTATCAGAAAAGTCCATCCATTTCCTGCAATAAAAACCATGGTCATAGCGGCAAGAAACAGGACAAACAGCGCGCCATGCACCCGGATTCCCGCTTTATCCCGATAATAACTTGCCGCATATAGACTCACAGGAAACGAGGTCATCGCCATAACTGCAAGGAAAAAAGCGCTCTTGGCATCAACAGTCAACACCAGTTCTACACCTGGCGCCACCTCCCAGAGCTTATTTGCCATCGTTTGTCCCTTCAGCAGAACCGTTATAGCAGCAATACCCACTGCTAAACAGCCGGCCGCACTCATCCACCATCCCGATTTCCGGAGAATCGGCGAGCGCC
This window contains:
- a CDS encoding proton-conducting transporter transmembrane domain-containing protein, which produces METETWLLAGFVFLILALAVFVSGRSPILRKSGWWMSAAGCLAVGIAAITVLLKGQTMANKLWEVAPGVELVLTVDAKSAFFLAVMAMTSFPVSLYAASYYRDKAGIRVHGALFVLFLAAMTMVFIAGNGWTFLIAWETMSLLSFGLVVFDHEKSSVRRAGFIYAVMTHFGTLFLMIGFAFMYAWTGSFDFQEWSAVGSGIAAWKMSLIFLLAFIGFGTKAGIVPLHVWLPKAHPAAPAPVSALMSALMIKAGLYGIVRVVWDWFQGGEVWWGGVLLIIGMVTGLMGALYGTIQNDMKQLLAYSSVENMGILFMLLGTAVISASFGSEAVSMLAAAGFFLHVLNHAVFKALLFLGVGSVQHGAGTVQLNRLGGLIRTMPLTSGLFLAGAAGLAAIPMFSGFVGEWIGFQSFLGGIMAWPAVWKGFAVAAAAALAMIGAIAAAGMMKAFGIAFLGKPRTEQSANSHEAPSGMLIGMSLLSAGVLLGGLFPSMIWNWIKPAAVGWISGGSVGIPGLREWVWSTDLTKGTAGLTGTGSIAVASYALAALFVAVLVPALVRIFFGPSRIVKEETWGCGHSLNEKMEYTATSLTYPLLMFFSWFFQPQRVVIKSLVRGKDAGIVTVQTEIRRLIEQGVYAPLIRMAIGISSKAREIQNGRIQLYLAYVFATILVLLVVYTLR
- a CDS encoding respiratory chain complex I subunit 1 family protein; amino-acid sequence: MYQLALTAAQILTMLIAPGLFIGWIKSWKALLQGRKGPGMLQPIKDAMKWMRKDAVISHDASWLTTASPYLVFGLALLAGLMLPIVTAAAPLAFAGDLILLVYVFAAMRFLTVLAALDAGANFGGMGASRELAISAVVEPAFLLSLLPVMIQAGSAGLQVIAQQDGTFGIARLLAAIAFLLALVAETGRVPVDNPDTHLELTMVHEGMVLEFSGRYLGLMNMAAWGKQWLLAVLGAYVMFPPFGLPLWIEIAVKTAVIGIILAVIETFNAKMRVYRIPRYAGISVFLSLIALLVQFPV